CCACCGCTGTCATCAGTGTTCATCAGTGGTAAGCCTTCAACCGGCTAGAATGTCCCGCCGCTGCGCCAGCAGGAACTCGGCCAGCTCCATGTCCGCCGGAGTAGTGATCTTGATGTTGCGCGCCGATCCCATCACCACGCGCACGCTCTCTCCCAGGCGTTCGACCAGCGACGCTTCATCGGTACCCAGGAAGCCGTCGGCGGCGGCAGAATCAAAGGCGCGTTTGATCAGCTCGTAGCGGAAGCCCTGCGGCGTCTGCGCCTGCACCACGCGCTCGCGCGGGATGGTGGAGGTGATAATGGCCCCGTCAGCCGCGCGTTCCACCTGCTTGATGGTGTCCACCGCGGGCAGCCCGGCAATGGCTGCGCCGTGCTTCTCCACTTCCTGAATCACGCTGGCG
The Terriglobia bacterium genome window above contains:
- the ispD gene encoding 2-C-methyl-D-erythritol 4-phosphate cytidylyltransferase codes for the protein MKVIAIIPAAGLGTRMAPVGKKGVPSKQWVEISGAPIVAHTLRVFARNPQITQIVVALRKNEMDQFRRMLEKERLAAKVQMVEGGEHRQESVANALASLKAAKDDVILVHDAVRPFVDDEIIASVIQEVEKHGAAIAGLPAVDTIKQVERAADGAIITSTIPRERVVQAQTPQGFRYELIKRAFDSAAADGFLGTDEASLVERLGESVRVVMGSARNIKITTPADMELAEFLLAQRRDILAG